One Cellulomonas soli DNA window includes the following coding sequences:
- a CDS encoding dihydrolipoamide acetyltransferase family protein, with protein MPTFQQFPLPDAGEGLTEAEIVEWHVAVGQTVTVNQTIVEIETAKSLVELPSPWTGVVTRILVESGTTVDVGTPIIEIDTDPHGEPAALPPAPAAGAIARGHHGGEVIHAGVEPGGADEIAAARAAAGPDAAAAGAERQAVLVGYGLAEQDGPRRRRTPQDAAPESVPAPAAPATTAAAPAPSAAQAVVTVPAATRHALAKPPVRKLARDMGVDLDSVSPTGPGGIVTREDVLAQAAQSEARTLATYPGDVDPWLASGIVSSDGRQTRVPVKSVRKRTAEAMVASAFTAPHVTVFHTVDVTRTMKLVEKLRADREFADVRVTPLLVAAKALLLAVRRHPEINATWDEARQEIVYKHYVNLGIAAATPRGLVVPNIKDAHRLGMKDLALALMDLTSTARAGKTSPTDMSDGTITITNVGVFGIDTGTPILNPGEAAILAFGAIREQPWVHKGKIKPRQVTQLALSFDHRLVDGGLGSRVLADVAAVLADPAHGLVWG; from the coding sequence GTGCCGACGTTCCAGCAGTTCCCGCTCCCCGATGCCGGCGAGGGCCTGACCGAGGCCGAGATCGTCGAGTGGCACGTCGCGGTCGGGCAGACCGTCACGGTCAACCAGACGATCGTCGAGATCGAGACGGCGAAGTCGCTGGTCGAGCTGCCGAGCCCGTGGACCGGCGTCGTCACCCGGATCCTCGTCGAGTCGGGCACGACGGTCGACGTCGGCACCCCGATCATCGAGATCGACACCGACCCGCACGGCGAGCCCGCCGCGCTGCCGCCGGCGCCGGCCGCTGGGGCGATCGCGCGTGGCCACCACGGTGGCGAGGTCATCCATGCGGGGGTCGAGCCGGGTGGCGCGGACGAGATCGCCGCCGCCCGCGCTGCCGCCGGACCCGATGCGGCAGCCGCCGGGGCGGAACGCCAGGCGGTGCTCGTCGGCTACGGGCTCGCCGAGCAGGACGGACCCCGTCGCCGTCGCACCCCGCAGGACGCCGCACCCGAGAGCGTCCCGGCACCGGCCGCGCCCGCGACGACCGCCGCCGCGCCGGCACCCTCGGCCGCACAGGCGGTCGTCACCGTGCCCGCCGCGACCCGGCACGCGCTGGCCAAGCCGCCCGTGCGCAAGCTCGCCCGCGACATGGGCGTCGACCTCGACTCGGTGAGCCCGACCGGCCCCGGCGGGATCGTCACCCGTGAGGACGTGCTCGCCCAGGCCGCGCAGTCTGAGGCCCGCACCCTGGCCACCTACCCGGGCGACGTCGACCCGTGGTTGGCCTCGGGCATCGTCTCCTCCGACGGCCGGCAGACCCGGGTCCCGGTGAAGTCGGTGCGCAAGCGCACGGCCGAGGCGATGGTCGCCAGCGCGTTCACCGCCCCGCACGTCACGGTGTTCCACACGGTCGACGTCACGCGCACCATGAAGCTCGTCGAGAAGCTGCGTGCCGACCGCGAGTTCGCCGACGTGCGTGTCACTCCGCTGCTTGTCGCCGCCAAGGCCCTGCTGCTGGCCGTGCGCCGGCACCCGGAGATCAACGCGACGTGGGACGAGGCCCGTCAGGAGATCGTCTACAAGCACTACGTGAACCTGGGCATCGCGGCGGCCACCCCCCGGGGGTTGGTCGTCCCGAACATCAAGGATGCGCACCGGCTCGGCATGAAGGACCTGGCGCTGGCGCTCATGGACCTGACGTCGACGGCGCGTGCCGGCAAGACCTCGCCGACGGACATGTCCGACGGGACGATCACCATCACGAACGTCGGAGTCTTCGGCATCGACACCGGCACGCCGATCCTCAACCCGGGGGAGGCGGCGATCCTCGCGTTCGGCGCCATCCGCGAGCAGCCGTGGGTGCACAAGGGCAAGATCAAGCCGCGCCAGGTCACGCAGCTCGCACTGAGCTTCGACCACCGTCTCGTGGACGGCGGGCTGGGCTCCCGGGTGCTGGCGGACGTGGCCGCGGTGCTGGCCGACCCGGCGCACGGGCTCGTCTGGGGTTGA
- a CDS encoding class I SAM-dependent methyltransferase, translated as MSPHPFATRWNHNSHYYPRIAAAVPPGAALVVDVGCGDGTLARYLARGGTPVLGIDPDADALPVDEGSDSTARFVQGVAEDLPLADASVDGLTMVMVLHHVDHARALAEVRRVLRPGGVAVVLGYGRVGSALDLPAEVGDLLAHRWHARGKTPWEPSVALADPDLTWRQSRRLLRTELPGGTYRRVPMWRYLYTWTAPL; from the coding sequence GTGAGCCCTCATCCGTTCGCCACGCGGTGGAACCACAACAGCCACTACTACCCGCGGATCGCCGCCGCCGTCCCACCGGGGGCCGCCCTCGTCGTTGACGTCGGCTGCGGGGACGGCACCCTGGCCCGGTACCTCGCGCGGGGCGGGACCCCCGTGCTCGGCATCGACCCCGACGCCGACGCGCTGCCGGTCGACGAGGGCAGTGACAGCACAGCGCGGTTCGTCCAGGGCGTCGCCGAGGACCTGCCGCTCGCCGACGCGTCGGTCGACGGGCTGACGATGGTGATGGTGCTGCACCACGTCGACCACGCCCGGGCGCTGGCGGAGGTCCGCCGGGTGCTCCGGCCCGGAGGCGTCGCCGTCGTGCTCGGCTACGGGCGGGTGGGCAGTGCGCTGGACCTGCCGGCCGAGGTGGGGGACCTGCTCGCGCACCGATGGCACGCGCGCGGGAAGACTCCGTGGGAGCCGTCGGTCGCGCTCGCGGACCCTGACCTGACCTGGCGCCAGTCACGTCGCCTGCTGCGGACCGAGCTGCCCGGGGGCACCTACCGACGGGTCCCGATGTGGCGGTACCTGTACACGTGGACGGCACCGCTCTGA
- a CDS encoding Fic family protein, with the protein MTRTRDWPAHGTRVEPWRSTVRGPKEDRLVTEVSTSLPPLVATRRYALTPGTAALVEAATVEVAMLDATHGALLGSFDTFLLRTESVASSRIEQVNASMDDLAKAVAGVKAPRGAVETLAATRALRALVSSAGRTGQVSEEAILDAHRLLMADDPTDGRYAGRWRDVQNWIGGSDYSPRNAVHVPPPPDTVQAYVDDLVAFADRDDMPALVQAAILHAQFESVHPFTDGNGRIGRALIHAVLRRRRVARTGIVPIAAAMLADTQRYFDVVNGYRDGYAGEFITYLAHATLRAAEEARASVDELRTMPARWRDELGARSTATSLTLLGSLLEHPVFDAERAAAMAGAVRPSTAYDAIDRLTDAGIVREITTSKRDRVWIASDVMAEIESLNARLRENP; encoded by the coding sequence ATGACGAGGACCCGTGACTGGCCCGCGCACGGCACGCGGGTGGAGCCGTGGCGGTCGACGGTCCGCGGCCCGAAAGAGGACCGACTCGTCACGGAGGTGTCCACCTCCCTCCCGCCGCTGGTCGCAACGCGGCGCTACGCCCTGACCCCCGGGACCGCCGCGCTCGTGGAAGCCGCCACGGTCGAGGTCGCCATGCTCGACGCGACGCACGGCGCCCTTCTCGGATCGTTCGACACCTTCCTGCTCCGGACCGAGTCCGTCGCCTCCTCGCGGATCGAGCAGGTCAACGCCTCGATGGACGACCTCGCCAAGGCGGTCGCCGGGGTGAAGGCGCCCCGAGGTGCCGTCGAGACCCTCGCGGCGACCCGCGCCCTGCGTGCGCTGGTGTCGAGCGCAGGACGCACCGGGCAGGTGAGCGAGGAAGCGATCCTCGACGCGCATCGCCTGCTCATGGCCGACGACCCCACCGACGGTCGCTACGCGGGTCGGTGGCGCGACGTGCAGAACTGGATCGGCGGCTCGGACTACTCGCCTCGCAATGCCGTCCACGTCCCCCCACCCCCCGACACGGTCCAGGCCTACGTCGACGACCTCGTCGCGTTCGCCGACCGGGACGACATGCCCGCGCTCGTCCAGGCGGCGATCCTGCACGCGCAGTTCGAGTCGGTCCACCCGTTCACCGACGGCAACGGCCGCATCGGACGCGCCCTCATCCACGCCGTCCTACGCCGCCGCCGCGTCGCACGCACCGGGATCGTGCCGATCGCCGCCGCGATGCTTGCCGACACGCAGAGGTACTTCGACGTCGTCAACGGGTACCGCGACGGGTACGCGGGTGAGTTCATCACCTACCTCGCGCATGCCACCCTCCGCGCAGCCGAGGAGGCCCGTGCCAGCGTGGACGAGCTGCGGACGATGCCTGCCCGGTGGCGCGACGAGCTCGGAGCTCGGTCGACCGCCACGAGCCTCACGCTCCTGGGCTCGCTCCTCGAGCACCCCGTCTTCGACGCGGAGCGCGCCGCCGCCATGGCTGGCGCAGTACGTCCCTCGACGGCCTACGACGCGATCGACAGGTTGACGGACGCGGGGATCGTGCGTGAGATCACCACGTCCAAGCGCGACCGCGTCTGGATCGCGTCCGACGTCATGGCCGAGATCGAGTCGCTGAACGCACGTCTCCGCGAGAACCCTTGA
- a CDS encoding HPr family phosphocarrier protein translates to MPQRRATIGTTTGLHARPASKFTQAVAATGTDVLIGRDGQPAVTASSVLMVMGLALQGGEEVLLSADDPSAEQTLEELVALLGTDLDAS, encoded by the coding sequence ATGCCTCAACGACGAGCCACGATCGGGACGACGACCGGGCTGCACGCCCGACCGGCGTCGAAGTTCACGCAGGCGGTGGCGGCCACCGGCACGGACGTGCTGATCGGGCGGGACGGGCAGCCCGCGGTCACCGCGTCGAGCGTGCTCATGGTGATGGGCCTGGCCCTGCAGGGCGGCGAGGAGGTCCTGCTCAGCGCGGACGACCCGTCCGCCGAGCAGACCCTCGAGGAGCTCGTCGCTCTGCTGGGCACCGACCTGGACGCGTCGTGA
- a CDS encoding alpha-ketoacid dehydrogenase subunit beta, giving the protein MTTTTETPNAQPAAARKATEKTLTGVQKLPMAKAINLGLRRALERDAKTLLMGEDIGQLGGVFRVTDGLQRDFGADRVVDTPLAESGIVGTAIGLALRGYRPVLEIQFDGFIFPAFDQITTQLSKMHYRSRGRLTLPVVIRVPFGGGIGAVEHHSESPEVLFAHTAGLRVVSPSTPAEAFTMIQQAIASPDPVLFFEPKGRYWEKGEVDLDAPLADPHTPDGLGLDKARVVRSGTDVTLVAHGPTVATALKAAEAAATDGTSVEVVDLRTLSPLDTATIAESVRRTRRCIVIHEAPVLYGTGAEVAARITEECFFHLEAPVLRVGGFHMPYPVAKLEHEYLPGLDRVLDAIDRSLAF; this is encoded by the coding sequence ATGACCACCACCACCGAGACGCCCAACGCGCAGCCGGCCGCGGCGCGCAAGGCGACCGAGAAGACGCTGACCGGCGTGCAGAAGCTGCCGATGGCCAAGGCCATCAACCTGGGCCTGCGCCGGGCGCTCGAGCGCGACGCGAAGACCCTGCTCATGGGTGAGGACATCGGCCAGCTCGGCGGTGTCTTCCGGGTGACCGACGGCCTGCAGCGGGACTTCGGCGCGGACCGCGTCGTCGACACCCCGCTCGCCGAGTCCGGCATCGTCGGCACGGCGATCGGCCTGGCGCTGCGCGGGTACCGCCCGGTGCTCGAGATCCAGTTCGACGGGTTCATCTTCCCGGCGTTCGACCAGATCACCACGCAGCTGTCGAAGATGCACTACCGCTCGCGCGGTCGGCTGACCCTGCCGGTCGTCATCCGGGTGCCGTTCGGCGGCGGGATCGGCGCGGTCGAGCACCACTCGGAGTCGCCCGAGGTGCTGTTCGCGCACACCGCCGGCCTGCGCGTGGTCAGCCCGTCGACGCCCGCCGAGGCGTTCACGATGATCCAGCAGGCCATCGCCTCGCCGGATCCCGTGCTGTTCTTCGAGCCGAAGGGTCGGTACTGGGAGAAGGGCGAGGTCGACCTCGACGCACCGCTCGCCGACCCGCACACCCCGGACGGTCTCGGCCTGGACAAGGCCCGGGTGGTCCGCTCGGGCACCGACGTGACGCTCGTCGCGCACGGGCCGACGGTCGCGACCGCGCTCAAGGCCGCCGAAGCCGCCGCGACGGACGGCACGAGCGTCGAGGTCGTCGACCTGCGCACGCTCTCGCCCCTGGACACCGCGACGATCGCCGAGTCGGTGCGCCGCACGCGCCGGTGCATCGTGATCCACGAGGCGCCCGTGCTGTACGGCACCGGTGCCGAGGTGGCCGCGCGGATCACCGAGGAGTGCTTCTTCCACCTGGAGGCGCCCGTGCTGCGCGTCGGCGGGTTCCACATGCCGTACCCCGTCGCGAAGCTCGAGCACGAGTACCTGCCGGGGCTGGACCGGGTGCTCGACGCGATCGACCGTTCGCTCGCGTTCTGA
- a CDS encoding DUF2200 domain-containing protein — protein MAGHRIFTTSFASIYPLYVQKAERKNRTQDEVDRVLTWLTGYDDAAMQQAIADEVDLETFFAQAPGLNPNASLITGVICGYRVEEIEDPLMQQIRYMDKLVDELARGKKMASILRGSDTSVD, from the coding sequence ATGGCAGGGCATCGGATCTTCACCACGAGCTTCGCCAGCATCTACCCGCTGTACGTGCAGAAGGCGGAGCGCAAGAACCGCACGCAGGACGAGGTCGACCGCGTCCTCACCTGGCTCACGGGCTACGACGACGCCGCCATGCAGCAGGCGATCGCCGACGAGGTCGACCTGGAGACGTTCTTCGCGCAGGCACCGGGGCTCAACCCGAACGCGTCGCTCATCACCGGCGTGATCTGCGGGTACCGGGTCGAGGAGATCGAGGACCCGCTCATGCAGCAGATCCGGTACATGGACAAGCTGGTCGACGAGCTGGCGCGCGGCAAGAAGATGGCGAGCATCCTGCGGGGCAGCGACACGTCCGTCGACTAG
- a CDS encoding VOC family protein: MRISPQVYVKGSIEAVAVYCEAFGATRVLEILDDAGQAYVHCQLTRDDELFLAVSEAPPECDTSPRTTWQRMAFNVFDVGDEQAVRHAVAVLGDGGTVIDEPGPCDWNPFCANVVDRFGVFWWVAS, from the coding sequence ATGAGGATCAGCCCGCAGGTCTACGTGAAGGGCAGCATCGAGGCCGTTGCGGTCTACTGCGAGGCGTTCGGAGCGACTCGGGTCCTCGAGATCCTGGACGACGCCGGGCAGGCCTACGTCCACTGCCAGCTCACGCGCGACGACGAGCTCTTCCTCGCCGTGAGCGAGGCGCCCCCCGAGTGCGACACGAGCCCCCGGACCACCTGGCAGCGCATGGCCTTCAACGTGTTCGACGTCGGCGACGAGCAGGCCGTGCGGCACGCCGTCGCCGTGCTGGGTGACGGCGGCACCGTGATCGACGAGCCCGGGCCCTGCGACTGGAACCCGTTCTGCGCGAACGTGGTCGACCGGTTCGGCGTGTTCTGGTGGGTCGCGTCCTAG
- a CDS encoding putative PEP-binding protein → MSLGGADDPGAPTVLHGLGVGRGVVVAPLAVLRPAHQAPADEPPADDAEAAAQQVVEAFAQVAAALSDQAARATGALAEVLTATAAIAGDAAVAAEAARRVRAGTGPATAVTEAVEGFVAMFTAAGGYLAERVTDLRSVRDRVVARLLGVPEPGLGALSVPSVVAGVDLAPADTAALDLAFVVGLVTEEGGPTGHTAIIAGQLGLPCLVRTPGITAVPDGTVVALDAAAGQVLVDPPADVRARLQQRADAERELARDTAPGATADGHRIDLLANIGTAADADRAAATPVAGSGLFRTEVLFLGRQTAPTLAEQTEVYGSVLRAFGDRKVVVRTLDAGADKPLAFATQADEENPALGVRGYRLVRTLPDLLGTQLAALGAVAAGLDEADRDHLWVMAPMVATPAEARDFATRARAAGITRVGVMVEVPAAALRAREILAEVDFVSLGTNDLAQYTMATDRLRGELADLLDPWQPAVLDLVAATARAGVDLGKPVGVCGESAADPLMALVLTGLGITSLSMSPAAVPAARYAVRRHTLAQCRAIADAALAAGSAPEARAAALALTASEVRTTLTLG, encoded by the coding sequence GTGAGCCTCGGCGGCGCCGACGACCCGGGCGCGCCGACCGTGCTGCACGGTCTGGGTGTAGGTCGTGGCGTCGTCGTCGCGCCGCTGGCCGTGCTGCGTCCCGCGCACCAGGCGCCCGCGGACGAGCCGCCGGCCGACGACGCCGAGGCGGCGGCGCAGCAGGTCGTCGAGGCGTTCGCGCAGGTCGCGGCCGCACTCTCCGACCAGGCCGCCCGCGCGACGGGCGCGCTCGCCGAGGTGCTGACGGCCACGGCCGCGATCGCCGGCGACGCCGCGGTCGCTGCCGAGGCGGCCCGCCGGGTGCGCGCCGGGACCGGACCCGCCACCGCCGTGACCGAGGCCGTCGAGGGCTTCGTGGCGATGTTCACCGCGGCAGGCGGCTACCTGGCCGAGCGCGTCACCGACCTGCGCTCGGTGCGCGACCGCGTCGTGGCCCGGTTGCTCGGCGTGCCCGAGCCCGGGCTGGGTGCGCTCAGCGTGCCGTCCGTCGTGGCGGGCGTGGACCTGGCCCCGGCCGACACCGCGGCGCTCGACCTGGCGTTCGTCGTCGGGCTGGTCACCGAGGAGGGTGGCCCGACCGGGCACACCGCGATCATCGCCGGCCAGCTCGGCCTGCCCTGCCTGGTCCGCACGCCCGGCATCACCGCGGTCCCCGACGGCACGGTCGTCGCCCTGGACGCCGCTGCCGGTCAGGTGCTCGTCGACCCGCCGGCCGACGTGCGCGCCCGGCTGCAGCAGCGCGCCGACGCCGAACGCGAGCTGGCCCGCGACACCGCACCGGGTGCCACCGCGGACGGTCACCGCATCGACCTGCTGGCCAACATCGGCACCGCCGCGGACGCCGACCGGGCAGCCGCGACCCCCGTCGCCGGCTCGGGCCTGTTCCGCACCGAGGTGCTCTTCCTCGGACGGCAGACCGCCCCCACGCTCGCCGAGCAGACGGAGGTGTACGGCTCGGTGCTGCGCGCATTCGGTGACCGCAAGGTCGTCGTGCGCACCCTGGACGCCGGTGCCGACAAGCCGCTGGCGTTCGCGACCCAGGCCGACGAGGAGAACCCCGCCCTCGGCGTGCGCGGCTACCGGCTGGTCCGGACCCTGCCCGACCTGCTCGGCACCCAGCTGGCCGCGCTCGGTGCCGTGGCCGCCGGTCTGGACGAGGCCGACCGCGACCACCTGTGGGTCATGGCGCCGATGGTCGCCACGCCCGCCGAGGCCCGCGACTTCGCCACCCGGGCACGTGCCGCCGGGATCACCCGGGTCGGCGTGATGGTCGAGGTCCCCGCCGCGGCCCTGCGCGCCCGGGAGATCCTCGCCGAGGTCGACTTCGTCTCCCTGGGCACCAACGACCTGGCCCAGTACACGATGGCGACCGACCGCCTGCGCGGCGAGCTGGCCGACCTGCTGGACCCCTGGCAGCCGGCCGTGCTCGACCTGGTCGCCGCGACCGCGCGGGCCGGTGTCGACCTGGGCAAGCCCGTCGGCGTGTGCGGGGAATCGGCCGCAGACCCGCTCATGGCCCTCGTCCTGACCGGCCTGGGCATCACGAGCCTGTCCATGTCCCCGGCCGCCGTGCCCGCCGCCCGGTACGCGGTGCGCCGGCACACCCTCGCGCAGTGCCGGGCGATCGCGGACGCCGCGCTGGCCGCCGGTTCCGCGCCCGAGGCCCGGGCCGCCGCGCTCGCGCTCACGGCCTCGGAGGTCCGCACCACACTGACCCTGGGCTGA
- a CDS encoding PadR family transcriptional regulator, with protein sequence MGAYLRATPALLDVVAVLRDTWPGETWGLAVCEASGRPTGTVYPLLERLERHGLLSSRWEADDVARRGPRRRLYRLTGTGTAWAGSKLNGRRQG encoded by the coding sequence ATGGGTGCCTACCTCCGCGCGACGCCAGCGCTGCTGGACGTGGTGGCGGTGCTGCGCGACACGTGGCCGGGGGAGACCTGGGGCCTGGCGGTGTGCGAGGCCAGCGGGCGCCCGACGGGGACCGTCTACCCGCTGCTGGAGCGACTCGAACGGCACGGCCTGCTCTCCTCACGCTGGGAAGCGGACGACGTGGCGAGGCGCGGTCCCCGGCGGCGTCTTTACCGGCTGACCGGCACCGGGACGGCGTGGGCGGGTTCGAAGCTGAACGGGCGGAGGCAGGGCTGA
- a CDS encoding glycoside hydrolase family 1 protein gives MSSTVAPFPEGFLWGGATAANQIEGAYAEGGKGLSIQDVMPKGLMTPRTEGPTDDNLKQVAIDFYHRYAEDIALFAEMGFKTFRFSIAWSRIFPLGDEAEPNEEGLAFYDRVLDELEKHGIEPLVTISHYETPLHLAERYDGWVNRDLIGFYERYVRTLFSRYGHRVTYWLTFNEINSVLHAPFMSGGINTPKDQLSQSDLYQAVHHELVASALATKIARELAPSAQIGCMVLAMPTYPLTPDPDDVMAALTTDRSNLAFGDIHVRGEYPGYYLRHLREAGVELTITDEDRALLKEHTVDFVSFSYYVSICETTDPTKRVTGEGNIFPGVKNPTLQASEWGWQIDPVGLRYVLNTFWDRWQKPLFIVENGLGAKDQLVEVDGQKTVVDDYRIAYLNDHLVQVGEAIADGVDVMGFTPWGCIDLVSASTAQLSKRYGFIYVDRDDDGTGTLERYRKKSFGWYRDVIASRGATLQA, from the coding sequence ATGAGCAGCACCGTCGCCCCGTTCCCCGAGGGCTTCCTGTGGGGTGGGGCCACCGCCGCCAACCAGATCGAGGGCGCCTACGCCGAGGGTGGCAAGGGCCTGTCGATCCAGGACGTCATGCCGAAGGGCCTCATGACGCCGCGCACCGAGGGTCCGACCGACGACAACCTCAAGCAGGTGGCGATCGACTTCTACCACCGGTACGCCGAGGACATCGCGCTGTTCGCCGAGATGGGCTTCAAGACCTTCCGCTTCTCGATCGCGTGGAGCCGGATCTTCCCCCTGGGTGACGAGGCCGAGCCGAACGAGGAGGGCCTGGCGTTCTACGACCGGGTGCTCGACGAGCTCGAGAAGCACGGCATCGAGCCGCTCGTGACGATCTCCCATTACGAGACGCCGCTGCACCTGGCCGAGCGGTACGACGGCTGGGTCAACCGGGACCTGATCGGCTTCTACGAGCGGTACGTGCGGACGCTGTTCTCCCGGTATGGGCACCGCGTGACGTACTGGCTGACGTTCAACGAGATCAACTCGGTGCTGCACGCCCCGTTCATGTCGGGCGGCATCAACACCCCCAAGGACCAGCTCTCGCAGTCCGACCTGTACCAGGCCGTGCACCACGAGCTCGTCGCGAGCGCGCTGGCCACGAAGATCGCCCGCGAGCTCGCACCGTCGGCGCAGATCGGCTGCATGGTCCTGGCCATGCCGACCTACCCGCTCACGCCGGACCCGGACGACGTGATGGCCGCGCTCACCACCGACCGCAGCAACCTGGCGTTCGGTGACATCCACGTGCGCGGCGAGTACCCCGGCTACTACCTGCGGCACCTGCGCGAGGCCGGTGTCGAGCTGACCATCACCGACGAGGACCGCGCGCTGCTCAAGGAGCACACGGTCGACTTCGTGTCGTTCAGCTACTACGTGAGCATCTGCGAGACCACCGACCCGACCAAGCGCGTGACCGGCGAGGGGAACATCTTCCCCGGCGTGAAGAACCCGACCCTGCAGGCCTCCGAGTGGGGCTGGCAGATCGACCCCGTCGGGCTGCGGTACGTGCTCAACACGTTCTGGGACCGCTGGCAGAAGCCGCTGTTCATCGTCGAGAACGGCCTGGGCGCCAAGGACCAGCTCGTCGAGGTCGACGGGCAGAAGACCGTGGTCGACGACTACCGCATCGCCTACCTCAACGACCACCTCGTGCAGGTCGGCGAGGCCATCGCCGACGGCGTCGACGTCATGGGCTTCACCCCCTGGGGCTGCATCGACCTGGTCAGCGCCAGCACCGCCCAGCTGTCCAAGCGGTACGGGTTCATCTACGTCGACCGCGACGACGACGGAACGGGCACGCTCGAGCGGTACCGCAAGAAGTCGTTCGGCTGGTACCGCGACGTCATCGCCAGCCGGGGCGCAACCCTGCAGGCCTGA
- a CDS encoding aldo/keto reductase, with amino-acid sequence MTVDARDLVLNNGVTIPQLGYGVFRVPVDEVQAQVEHAVASGYRHVDTAQAYGNEEGVGAAIRAVGRERVFVTTKLWNSDQGYEQALRTFEESRRRLGVDQVDLYLIHFPAPQRMLWAETWRAFEKLYADGAVRAIGVSNFKFPYLDRLLKVAEVVPAVHQIEVHPTYQQAELDALSRAHGLVVEAYSPLGQGTDLTSPVVAGIAAAHGVEAAHVILAWHLQRGRVALPTSQKPARIASNIQVGDLLLTGDELTAIDGLEAGLRTGEDIETFN; translated from the coding sequence ATGACCGTCGACGCCCGTGACCTCGTCCTCAACAACGGGGTCACCATCCCCCAGCTCGGCTACGGCGTGTTCCGCGTCCCCGTGGACGAGGTGCAGGCGCAGGTCGAGCACGCCGTCGCCTCGGGCTACCGGCACGTCGACACCGCGCAGGCCTACGGCAACGAGGAGGGCGTCGGCGCGGCGATCCGGGCGGTCGGCCGCGAGCGCGTGTTCGTCACCACCAAGCTGTGGAACTCCGACCAGGGCTACGAGCAGGCGCTGCGCACCTTCGAGGAGAGCCGCCGGCGCCTCGGTGTGGACCAGGTCGACCTCTACCTCATCCACTTCCCCGCACCGCAGCGCATGCTCTGGGCGGAGACGTGGCGTGCGTTCGAGAAGCTGTACGCCGACGGTGCCGTCCGGGCCATCGGCGTCTCGAACTTCAAGTTCCCGTACCTGGACCGGCTGCTCAAGGTCGCCGAGGTCGTGCCTGCCGTGCACCAGATCGAGGTGCACCCCACCTACCAGCAGGCCGAGCTCGACGCGCTGAGCCGCGCGCACGGCCTGGTCGTCGAGGCGTACAGCCCGCTCGGTCAGGGCACCGACCTGACCTCGCCGGTCGTCGCCGGCATCGCCGCCGCGCACGGCGTCGAGGCCGCGCACGTGATCCTCGCCTGGCACCTGCAGCGCGGCCGCGTCGCCCTGCCCACGTCGCAGAAGCCCGCGCGGATCGCCTCGAACATCCAGGTCGGCGACCTGCTGCTCACCGGCGACGAGCTCACCGCGATCGACGGCCTCGAGGCCGGCCTGCGCACCGGCGAGGACATCGAGACGTTCAACTAG